One Fusarium oxysporum f. sp. lycopersici 4287 chromosome 8, whole genome shotgun sequence genomic region harbors:
- a CDS encoding aspartyl-tRNA synthetase yields the protein MADAPAEQAAAPPPAEQAPAVSGEAVEGGEAGPSKKALKKAEAKAKKEAEKARRAAEHEARQSAAKAAAGNTEDLAKDNYGDSTHLTKIDAERVKLRNLSDEHLGKTIKLRAWIQNARMQGAKMAFVELREERDWAIQGVVAASSEGTPVSKQMVKWIGSLNLEGYILVEAKVVKPQEPVKSVKVSNYELHISKCYVISPGPQVLGMGLAVANRPVTNFDDEDAGGPVEEVKEGVDNLSLENVPGASMATHLNNPVMHKRAPVQQAIADFTGLDLEMEIEDHYHEVRDMLEGVLLHIFRGLQERCAEQIALVRTVYPSEDFLLPKPGKEVRLTFAEGQALLRAEGPEEYRNVSDEEDMSTPQEKALGALIREKYSTDFYVLDKFPEGARPFYALEDPENPKVTNAFDFFMRGQEILSGGQRIHVPETLEARIRTKGIDPKSQGIKEYVDIFRSAGVPPHGGGGIGLDRVVAWYLNLPSVHLASYYPRTPKRLLP from the exons ATGGCTGACGCCCCTGCTGAGCAAGCTGCTGCCCCCCCTCCCGCCGAACAGGCTCCCGCCGTTAGTGGTGAAGCCGTCGAGGGCGGAGAGGCTGGCCCCTCAAAGAAGGCattgaagaaggctgaggcgAAGGCTAAGAAGGAAGCTGAGAAGGCACGCCGAGCTGCTGAACACGAAGCCCGACAGTCTGCTGCaaaggctgctgctggaaaTACCGAAGACCTCGCTAAAGACAACTATGGAGATTCCACTCATCTTACCAAGATCGATGCGGAGCGAGTCAAGCTCCGAAACCTGAGCGATGAGCATCTCGGCAAGACCATCAAGCTTCGTGCGTGGATCCAGAATGCGCGCATGCAAGGTGCTAAGATGGCCTTTGTTGAGCTTCGCGAGGAGCGTGACTGGGCTATCCAGGGCGTCGTCGCGGCCAGCAGTGAAGGCACACCTGTCTCTAAGCAGATGGTCAAGTGGATCGGTAGTCTAAATCTAGAAGGCTACATTCTTGTCGAAGCTAAGGTTGTGAAGCCCCAAGAGCCAGTCAAGAGCGTGAAGGTCTCCAATTACGAGCTACATATCTCTAAGTGCTACGTTATCAGCCCTGGCCCTCAAGTTCTTGGCATGGGTCTTGCTGTTGCCAACCGGCCTGTTACCAactttgacgatgaagacgctGGTGGCCCTGTCGAGGAGGTCAAGGAAGGCGTTGACAATTTAAGCCTTGAGAACGTCCCTGGTGCCAGCATGGCAACTCATTTGAACAACCCCGTTATGCACAAGCGAGCTCCTGTTCAGCAAGCCATAGCCGAT TTCACCggtcttgatcttgagatggaaATCGAGGACCATTACCACGAGGTCCGCGACATGCTCGAGGGGGTTCTTCTTCATATCTTCCGAGGGCTTCAGGAGCGATGTGCCGAGCAGATTGCTCTTGTTCGAACGGTTTACCCTTCTGAGGACTTTCTTTTGCCCAAGCCCGGTAAGGAGGTTCGCCTTACATTCGCTGAGGGTCAGGCACTCCTTAGAGCTGAGGGTCCGGAGGAGTACCGCAACGTctctgatgaagaggacATGAGCACACCGCAAGAGAAGGCACTAGGCGCTCTTATCCGGGAAAAGTACAGCACCGACTTCTACGTCCTTGACAAGTTCCCCGAGGGTGCTCGACCTTTCTATGCCCTGGAGGACCCCGAGAATCCCAAGGTTACTAATGCCTTCGATTTCTTTATGCGTGGACAAGAGATTCTATCT GGTGGTCAACGTATTCACGTTCCGGAGACTCTGGAAGCACGAATTCGTACAAAGGGTATCGACCCTAAAAGCCAAGGCATCAAGGAGTATGTCGACATTTTCCGCAGTGCCGGTGTTCCCCCTCACGGCGGCGGTGGTATTGGCTTGGACCGTGTGGTTGCGTGGTATTTGAACCTTCCAAGCGTGCACTTGGCAAGCTATTATCCTCGTACACCCAAGAGACTCTTGCCTTAA
- a CDS encoding regulatory associated protein-mTOR produces MALRSDVNGTTAPTAEPNGAASAARPRMNGRSTSNDATRSDDDDQRPLSAPNRRNGSIALETRDDIEHHQKTRPSKPILLRSKSDYAPRPMEEPEPTEDDIPEWGARHGFEDHYQSEDIISQLANNWYMYFTDKRHETTGKPKPLQYELQDWRQRDRLKTVSAALAVCLNIGVEPPDQLKTNPGAKLEAWTDPTIPPIQKALENIGKSLQAQYETLAIRARYKQYLDPSVEETKKFCISLRRNAKDERVLLHYNGHGVPKPTASGEIWVFNKNYTQYIPVSLYDLQHWLQAPTIFVWDCSEAGNILNNYHRFVEKHEEEEEEAAERDPNYTKTNFRPYIHLAACAVKENLPTNPLLPADLFTACLTTPIEMALWFFVLQNPLKTNISPERAKKLPGRLQERRTPLGELNWIFTAITDSIAWTTLPRDLFRKFFRQDLMVAALFRNFLLAQRVMTVYGCHPQSYPKLPDTHQHPLWETWDLAVDMALAQLPMLEKKESEGFDYEYQNSTFFTEQLTAFDVYLTRGDAMAQKSPDQLPVVLQVLLSQQHRVRALILLGRFLDLGPWSVQLALSIGIFPYVLKLLQSAAAELKPVMVFIWARLIAVDLSCQQDLIKDSGYSYFAQILKPSEGLPVVDSDEHKAMCAFILAMLCKDYKNGQMVCNQTEIMSYCLTHLQNEENPLLRQWACLCISQLWQDLPEAKWRGIRENAYVKLAYLVRDPCCEVRAAMIHAMTTFLGIPDLTEEVARIEESIAWTILDMGNDGSPMVRKEFIVFLSHFAIRFESKFLVAAYEQLVEEKEYLIFPPQDDGQEHKMGLHYARPDNRNKDGTIKPMAHGLSHNTVYMALWKLALVLSVDPHPEVQREATIVVDFVHNALLSSKVGVQTQLVMAEIRKRTARTAHKHTPSASQRNNAPGTSNSQPLPSPGLLRRTASLLFPSLVTNEDKSRPTTPTLPRSPSLKLTPNQIPVPAEQNDRPSSLAQYNVAHEPYSGAYKERDLMKPPALPLKSKFLEWSIEYFREPQMKPSEADEPGSTEYNERLWRRARNETIFRETQPLKQQAGSHKWNNQLGIINNGAQPAKMTFHQFEDHLAVADDGNTVYVWDWKKQGRLSRFSNGNPEGSKISDMKFINEDDQAMLLTGSSDGVIRVYRNYESDRAIELASSWRALTHMVPSNVNSGMVFDWQQVTGRVLVAGDVRVIRVWYAAYETCVMDIPARSGSCVTSLTSDQMTGNMFVAGFGDGAVRVFDTRNRPQESMVRKWKDESDRQWIKSVHMQRGGQRELLSASRNGKVKIWDIRMDKPLHSFQTTRDTLRTASTHEHLPVFAVGTSAHAVKVFNLDGHELSNVEPYSSFLQQNRSSPISATAFHPHRPILGCAARGDQHINLFTCEKSESLHPS; encoded by the exons ATGGCGCTGCGATCCGACGTGAACGGCACCACTGCGCCTACCGCTGAGCCTAACGGAGCTGCCTCGGCAGCGCGACCCAGGATGAACGGCCGTTCAACCTCGAACGATGCTACCAGgagcgacgacgatgatCAACGACCGTTGAGCGCACCAAACCGGCGCAACGGAAGCATAGCGCTCGAGACAAGAGACGACATCGAGCATCACCAGAAAACGCGGCCTTCCAAGCCAATACTCCTCCGGTCGAAGAGCGACTACGCGCCCCGGCCGATGGAAGAGCCTGAGCCAACAGAAGATGACATACCTGAATGGGGTGCTAGACATGGTTTTGAGGATCATTATCAGTCGGAGGACATCATATCTCAGCTGGCTAAC AACTGGTATATGTATTTTACCGATAAACGACATGAGACGACAGGCAAACCTAAACCACTACAATACGAACTTCAAGATTGGCGGCAGAGAGACAGGTTAAAAACAGTGTCTGCAGCTCTCGCGGTGTGTTTGAATATAGGAGTTGAACCCCCTGACCAGCTCAAGACCAACCCAGGTGCGAAGCTCGAGGCCTGGACAGATCCTACAATACCTCCCATCCAGAAAGCCCTCGAAAACATTGGCAAGTCACTTCAGGCGCAGTACGAAACGCTTGCGATAAGAGCGCGATACAAACAATACCTAGATCCCTCCGTCGAGGAGACAAAGAAATTCTGCATCTCGTTACGCAGAAATGCCAAGGATGAACGTGTTTTGCTTCACTATAACGGTCACGGCGTGCCCAAGCCAACCGCATCAGGCGAGATTTGGGTTTTTAATAAGAACTACACACAATACATCCCTGTATCACTGTACGACCTGCAACATTGGCTTCAAGCTCCCACCATCTTTGTCTGGGATTGTTCTGAAGCCGGcaacattctcaacaactATCATCGATTTGTTGAGaagcatgaagaagaggaggaggaggccgCAGAGCGCGACCCAAACTACACGAAAACTAATTTCAGGCCTTATATCCATCTGGCTGCCTGCGCTGTCAAAGAGAATCTCCCGACAAACCCTCTTCTGCCTGCTGATCTGTTCACAGCTTGCCTCACCACTCCCATTGAGATGGCTCTGTGGTTCTTCGTTCTGCAGAACCCCCTCAAGACCAATATCAGCCCAGAGCGGGCAAAAAAACTACCCGGTCGCCTCCAGGAGCGGCGAACACCACTGGGGGAACTTAATTGGATCTTCACTGCTATCACAGACAGCATTGCGTGGACAACACTGCCTCGTGATCTCTTCCGGAAATTCTTTCGACAAGACCTGATGGTGGCAGCGCTGTTCCGCAATTTTCTTCTTGCCCAACGCGTCATGACGGTCTATGGATGCCACCCTCAGTCCTATCCTAAGCTACCCGACACCCACCAGCACCCATTGTGGGAGACCTGGGATCTAGCCGTTGACATGGCATTGGCTCAGCTCCCTATGcttgaaaagaaagagagcgAAGGCTTTGATTATGAATATCAAAACTCGACATTCTTCACAGAACAGCTTACTGCTTTCGATGTTTATCTTACTAGGGGCGATGCAATGGCCCAAAAGTCACCCGACCAGTTACCGGTTGTGCTCCAGGTACTGCTCAGTCAACAACACCGGGTTCGTGCTCTTATCTTACTCGGCCGGTTTCTCGACCTAGGTCCGTGGTCTGTTCAGCTCGCTCTCAGTATTGGCATCTTCCCATATGTCCTCAAACTCTTACAGTCGGCTGCGGCCGAGTTGAAGCCAGTTATGGTCTTCATCTGGGCTCGTCTCATTGCAGTGGACCTTTCTTGTCAGCAGGACCTCATCAAAGATAGCGGCTATAGCTACTTCGCACAGATTCTGAAACCCTCCGAAGGATTGCCTGTTGTTGACAGCGACGAACACAAGGCAATGTGCGCTTTTATTCTCGCTATGCTATGCAAGGATTACAAAAATGGGCAAATGGTCTGTAACCAGACAGAGATTATGTCATATTGTTTAACTCATCTTCAAAATGAGGAGAACCCTCTTCTGCGCCAGTGGGCATGTCTCTGTATAAGCCAGCTTTGGCAAGACCTTCCAGAGGCCAAGTGGCGTGGAATCAGGGAGAATGCATACGTCAAGCTCGCTTATCTCGTGAGGGACCCTTGTTGCGAGGTACGGGCAGCGATGATTCATGCCATGACTACATTTCTGGGTATTCCTGATCTGACAGAGGAAGTGGCCCGTATTGAGGAGTCTATTGCATGGACGATACTTGACATGGGTAATGATGGAAGCCCAATGGTCCGCAAGGAGTTCATTGTGTTTCTTTCTCATTTTGCTATTCGCTTTGAGAGCAAGTTTTTAGTTGCAGCTTACGAACAActggttgaggagaaggagtaTCTCATATTCCCTCCCCAAGATGACGGCCAGGAACACAAGATGGGCTTGCATTACGCAAGGCCGGATAATCGCAACAAGGATGGTACCATCAAGCCAATGGCCCATGGTCTATCTCATAACACAGTATATATGGCGTTGTGGAAGCTGGCTCTCGTTCTCAGTGTGGATCCTCATCCTGAGGTACAACGCGAAGCGACTATCGTTGTAGACTTTGTTCACAACGCGCTGCTCAGCTCAAAAGTCGGAGTTCAGACGCAGCTAGTCATGGCAGAGATTCGAAAGCGTACGGCAAGGACAGCACATAAGCATACTCCGAGTGCAAGCCAGCGAAATAATGCTCCTGGCACTTCTAACTCGCAGCCTTTACCCTCCCCAGGACTCCTTCGTCGAACTGCGAGCTTGCTTTTTCCATCACTGGTCACCAATGAGGACAAATCAAGACCGACAACCCCGACTTTGCCCCGATCACCATCCCTGAAACTCACGCCGAATCAAATACCGGTGCCTGCAGAGCAAAACGATCGACCATCATCGCTGGCTCAATACAATGTTGCGCATGAACCCTATTCAGGCGCATACAAAGAGCGGGATCTGATGAAGCCTCCTGCACTGCCTCTCAAGAGCAAATTCCTGGAATGGTCAATTGAGTATTTCCGTGAACCACAGATGAAGCCGAGTGAGGCAGATGAACCTGGAAGTACCGAATACAATGAGCGTCTTTGGCGAAGAGCTCGGAATGAAACCATTTTCAGAGAAACTCAGCCATTGAAGCAACAAGCGGGAAGTCACAAATGGAATAATCAACTTGggatcatcaacaatggtGCTCAACCTGCTAAGATGACCTTCCATCAATTTGAAGATCATCTTGCTGTAGCGGACGACGGTAACACTGTTTACGTATGGGACTGGAAGAAGCAAGGACGATTGAGTCGTTTCAGTAACGGTAATCCAGAAGGCTCCAAGATCAGCGACATGAAGTTCATCAACGAAGACGACCAGGCGATGCTACTGACAGGATCATCTGACGGTGTGATCAGAGTTTATCGCAACTACGAATCGGATAGAGCCATTGAACTTGCATCATCCTGGCGTGCCTTAACACACATGGTACCCAGTAACGTCAACTCTGGCATGGTGTTCGACTGGCAACAAGTCACTGGTCGAGTCCTTGTTGCTGGCGATGTCCGAGTAATTCGAGTGTGGTATGCCGCTTACGAGACGTGTGTCATGGATATCCCAGCACGCTCGGGCTCCTGCGTGACTTCGCTCACCTCGGATCAAATGACGGGTAACATGTTTGTTGCCGGCTTCGGAGACGGTGCCGTTCGAGTCTTTGACACCAGAAACCGACCTCAAGAGTCCATGGTGCGCAAATGGAAGGATGAGTCAGATCGACAATGGATCAAGAGCGTACATATGCAGCGCGGCGGACAACGCGAGCTCCTGAGTGCAAGCAGGAATGGCAAAGTCAAAATCTGGGATATTCGCATGGATAAGCCGCTGCACTCATTCCAAACAACACGAGACACACTTAGAACAGCCAGCACTCATGAACATCTACCAGTCTTTGCAGT GGGTACATCGGCCCACGCAGTGAAGGTCTTTAATCTTGATGGGCATGAGCTTTCGAATGTTGAGCCCTATTCAAGCTTTCTACAACAGAACCGCAGCTCGCCTATATCGGCCACTGCATTCCACCCTCATCGACCAATTCTTGGATGTGCTGCTCGAGGTGATCAACATATCAACTTGTTCACTTGCGAGAAATCGGAGTCTCTGCACCCAAGCTAG
- a CDS encoding regulatory associated protein-mTOR, producing the protein MYFTDKRHETTGKPKPLQYELQDWRQRDRLKTVSAALAVCLNIGVEPPDQLKTNPGAKLEAWTDPTIPPIQKALENIGKSLQAQYETLAIRARYKQYLDPSVEETKKFCISLRRNAKDERVLLHYNGHGVPKPTASGEIWVFNKNYTQYIPVSLYDLQHWLQAPTIFVWDCSEAGNILNNYHRFVEKHEEEEEEAAERDPNYTKTNFRPYIHLAACAVKENLPTNPLLPADLFTACLTTPIEMALWFFVLQNPLKTNISPERAKKLPGRLQERRTPLGELNWIFTAITDSIAWTTLPRDLFRKFFRQDLMVAALFRNFLLAQRVMTVYGCHPQSYPKLPDTHQHPLWETWDLAVDMALAQLPMLEKKESEGFDYEYQNSTFFTEQLTAFDVYLTRGDAMAQKSPDQLPVVLQVLLSQQHRVRALILLGRFLDLGPWSVQLALSIGIFPYVLKLLQSAAAELKPVMVFIWARLIAVDLSCQQDLIKDSGYSYFAQILKPSEGLPVVDSDEHKAMCAFILAMLCKDYKNGQMVCNQTEIMSYCLTHLQNEENPLLRQWACLCISQLWQDLPEAKWRGIRENAYVKLAYLVRDPCCEVRAAMIHAMTTFLGIPDLTEEVARIEESIAWTILDMGNDGSPMVRKEFIVFLSHFAIRFESKFLVAAYEQLVEEKEYLIFPPQDDGQEHKMGLHYARPDNRNKDGTIKPMAHGLSHNTVYMALWKLALVLSVDPHPEVQREATIVVDFVHNALLSSKVGVQTQLVMAEIRKRTARTAHKHTPSASQRNNAPGTSNSQPLPSPGLLRRTASLLFPSLVTNEDKSRPTTPTLPRSPSLKLTPNQIPVPAEQNDRPSSLAQYNVAHEPYSGAYKERDLMKPPALPLKSKFLEWSIEYFREPQMKPSEADEPGSTEYNERLWRRARNETIFRETQPLKQQAGSHKWNNQLGIINNGAQPAKMTFHQFEDHLAVADDGNTVYVWDWKKQGRLSRFSNGNPEGSKISDMKFINEDDQAMLLTGSSDGVIRVYRNYESDRAIELASSWRALTHMVPSNVNSGMVFDWQQVTGRVLVAGDVRVIRVWYAAYETCVMDIPARSGSCVTSLTSDQMTGNMFVAGFGDGAVRVFDTRNRPQESMVRKWKDESDRQWIKSVHMQRGGQRELLSASRNGKVKIWDIRMDKPLHSFQTTRDTLRTASTHEHLPVFAVGTSAHAVKVFNLDGHELSNVEPYSSFLQQNRSSPISATAFHPHRPILGCAARGDQHINLFTCEKSESLHPS; encoded by the exons ATGTATTTTACCGATAAACGACATGAGACGACAGGCAAACCTAAACCACTACAATACGAACTTCAAGATTGGCGGCAGAGAGACAGGTTAAAAACAGTGTCTGCAGCTCTCGCGGTGTGTTTGAATATAGGAGTTGAACCCCCTGACCAGCTCAAGACCAACCCAGGTGCGAAGCTCGAGGCCTGGACAGATCCTACAATACCTCCCATCCAGAAAGCCCTCGAAAACATTGGCAAGTCACTTCAGGCGCAGTACGAAACGCTTGCGATAAGAGCGCGATACAAACAATACCTAGATCCCTCCGTCGAGGAGACAAAGAAATTCTGCATCTCGTTACGCAGAAATGCCAAGGATGAACGTGTTTTGCTTCACTATAACGGTCACGGCGTGCCCAAGCCAACCGCATCAGGCGAGATTTGGGTTTTTAATAAGAACTACACACAATACATCCCTGTATCACTGTACGACCTGCAACATTGGCTTCAAGCTCCCACCATCTTTGTCTGGGATTGTTCTGAAGCCGGcaacattctcaacaactATCATCGATTTGTTGAGaagcatgaagaagaggaggaggaggccgCAGAGCGCGACCCAAACTACACGAAAACTAATTTCAGGCCTTATATCCATCTGGCTGCCTGCGCTGTCAAAGAGAATCTCCCGACAAACCCTCTTCTGCCTGCTGATCTGTTCACAGCTTGCCTCACCACTCCCATTGAGATGGCTCTGTGGTTCTTCGTTCTGCAGAACCCCCTCAAGACCAATATCAGCCCAGAGCGGGCAAAAAAACTACCCGGTCGCCTCCAGGAGCGGCGAACACCACTGGGGGAACTTAATTGGATCTTCACTGCTATCACAGACAGCATTGCGTGGACAACACTGCCTCGTGATCTCTTCCGGAAATTCTTTCGACAAGACCTGATGGTGGCAGCGCTGTTCCGCAATTTTCTTCTTGCCCAACGCGTCATGACGGTCTATGGATGCCACCCTCAGTCCTATCCTAAGCTACCCGACACCCACCAGCACCCATTGTGGGAGACCTGGGATCTAGCCGTTGACATGGCATTGGCTCAGCTCCCTATGcttgaaaagaaagagagcgAAGGCTTTGATTATGAATATCAAAACTCGACATTCTTCACAGAACAGCTTACTGCTTTCGATGTTTATCTTACTAGGGGCGATGCAATGGCCCAAAAGTCACCCGACCAGTTACCGGTTGTGCTCCAGGTACTGCTCAGTCAACAACACCGGGTTCGTGCTCTTATCTTACTCGGCCGGTTTCTCGACCTAGGTCCGTGGTCTGTTCAGCTCGCTCTCAGTATTGGCATCTTCCCATATGTCCTCAAACTCTTACAGTCGGCTGCGGCCGAGTTGAAGCCAGTTATGGTCTTCATCTGGGCTCGTCTCATTGCAGTGGACCTTTCTTGTCAGCAGGACCTCATCAAAGATAGCGGCTATAGCTACTTCGCACAGATTCTGAAACCCTCCGAAGGATTGCCTGTTGTTGACAGCGACGAACACAAGGCAATGTGCGCTTTTATTCTCGCTATGCTATGCAAGGATTACAAAAATGGGCAAATGGTCTGTAACCAGACAGAGATTATGTCATATTGTTTAACTCATCTTCAAAATGAGGAGAACCCTCTTCTGCGCCAGTGGGCATGTCTCTGTATAAGCCAGCTTTGGCAAGACCTTCCAGAGGCCAAGTGGCGTGGAATCAGGGAGAATGCATACGTCAAGCTCGCTTATCTCGTGAGGGACCCTTGTTGCGAGGTACGGGCAGCGATGATTCATGCCATGACTACATTTCTGGGTATTCCTGATCTGACAGAGGAAGTGGCCCGTATTGAGGAGTCTATTGCATGGACGATACTTGACATGGGTAATGATGGAAGCCCAATGGTCCGCAAGGAGTTCATTGTGTTTCTTTCTCATTTTGCTATTCGCTTTGAGAGCAAGTTTTTAGTTGCAGCTTACGAACAActggttgaggagaaggagtaTCTCATATTCCCTCCCCAAGATGACGGCCAGGAACACAAGATGGGCTTGCATTACGCAAGGCCGGATAATCGCAACAAGGATGGTACCATCAAGCCAATGGCCCATGGTCTATCTCATAACACAGTATATATGGCGTTGTGGAAGCTGGCTCTCGTTCTCAGTGTGGATCCTCATCCTGAGGTACAACGCGAAGCGACTATCGTTGTAGACTTTGTTCACAACGCGCTGCTCAGCTCAAAAGTCGGAGTTCAGACGCAGCTAGTCATGGCAGAGATTCGAAAGCGTACGGCAAGGACAGCACATAAGCATACTCCGAGTGCAAGCCAGCGAAATAATGCTCCTGGCACTTCTAACTCGCAGCCTTTACCCTCCCCAGGACTCCTTCGTCGAACTGCGAGCTTGCTTTTTCCATCACTGGTCACCAATGAGGACAAATCAAGACCGACAACCCCGACTTTGCCCCGATCACCATCCCTGAAACTCACGCCGAATCAAATACCGGTGCCTGCAGAGCAAAACGATCGACCATCATCGCTGGCTCAATACAATGTTGCGCATGAACCCTATTCAGGCGCATACAAAGAGCGGGATCTGATGAAGCCTCCTGCACTGCCTCTCAAGAGCAAATTCCTGGAATGGTCAATTGAGTATTTCCGTGAACCACAGATGAAGCCGAGTGAGGCAGATGAACCTGGAAGTACCGAATACAATGAGCGTCTTTGGCGAAGAGCTCGGAATGAAACCATTTTCAGAGAAACTCAGCCATTGAAGCAACAAGCGGGAAGTCACAAATGGAATAATCAACTTGggatcatcaacaatggtGCTCAACCTGCTAAGATGACCTTCCATCAATTTGAAGATCATCTTGCTGTAGCGGACGACGGTAACACTGTTTACGTATGGGACTGGAAGAAGCAAGGACGATTGAGTCGTTTCAGTAACGGTAATCCAGAAGGCTCCAAGATCAGCGACATGAAGTTCATCAACGAAGACGACCAGGCGATGCTACTGACAGGATCATCTGACGGTGTGATCAGAGTTTATCGCAACTACGAATCGGATAGAGCCATTGAACTTGCATCATCCTGGCGTGCCTTAACACACATGGTACCCAGTAACGTCAACTCTGGCATGGTGTTCGACTGGCAACAAGTCACTGGTCGAGTCCTTGTTGCTGGCGATGTCCGAGTAATTCGAGTGTGGTATGCCGCTTACGAGACGTGTGTCATGGATATCCCAGCACGCTCGGGCTCCTGCGTGACTTCGCTCACCTCGGATCAAATGACGGGTAACATGTTTGTTGCCGGCTTCGGAGACGGTGCCGTTCGAGTCTTTGACACCAGAAACCGACCTCAAGAGTCCATGGTGCGCAAATGGAAGGATGAGTCAGATCGACAATGGATCAAGAGCGTACATATGCAGCGCGGCGGACAACGCGAGCTCCTGAGTGCAAGCAGGAATGGCAAAGTCAAAATCTGGGATATTCGCATGGATAAGCCGCTGCACTCATTCCAAACAACACGAGACACACTTAGAACAGCCAGCACTCATGAACATCTACCAGTCTTTGCAGT GGGTACATCGGCCCACGCAGTGAAGGTCTTTAATCTTGATGGGCATGAGCTTTCGAATGTTGAGCCCTATTCAAGCTTTCTACAACAGAACCGCAGCTCGCCTATATCGGCCACTGCATTCCACCCTCATCGACCAATTCTTGGATGTGCTGCTCGAGGTGATCAACATATCAACTTGTTCACTTGCGAGAAATCGGAGTCTCTGCACCCAAGCTAG